A stretch of the Clostridium fungisolvens genome encodes the following:
- a CDS encoding metallophosphoesterase family protein translates to MKEVKFAVFTDLHYDHIHDGQRRLKNFIADIQEKDIDFIVNLGDFCKATKNNNSLLDILNSTGRPYYNLIGNHDSDSCDREEVLRFFGMKDSYYSFKYGDIKFIALDTCFIQYDREYVPYCKKNYDSSAGIYPVLPEEELNWLKKELKEECPYFVILSHHSFENEFMKRGVHNRNEVQQLINDINKTEKRVLMCLNGHDHADSIRKIGDTYYFAVNAMSYIWFGPQYEHFTYSEDIHERYPFIKDLVLYEEGLYTIVTILPDGNIKIDGMEGCFQTVSPKELGIEGDWNGRAITARISSLNTDNNK, encoded by the coding sequence ATGAAAGAAGTTAAATTTGCAGTTTTTACCGATTTGCATTACGACCATATTCATGATGGACAAAGAAGGTTGAAAAATTTTATAGCTGATATACAAGAAAAAGATATAGATTTTATCGTCAACCTTGGAGATTTTTGCAAAGCTACAAAAAATAATAACTCACTGCTAGACATACTTAATAGTACTGGAAGACCATATTATAACCTCATTGGTAATCATGATTCAGATTCATGTGATAGAGAAGAAGTGCTTAGATTCTTTGGGATGAAAGATAGCTACTATTCCTTTAAGTATGGTGATATAAAATTTATTGCTTTAGATACTTGTTTCATACAGTATGATAGAGAGTATGTACCATATTGTAAAAAGAATTATGATTCTTCCGCTGGAATTTATCCTGTATTACCGGAGGAGGAGCTCAATTGGCTAAAGAAAGAGCTTAAAGAAGAATGCCCTTACTTTGTTATCCTTTCTCATCATAGTTTTGAAAATGAATTCATGAAAAGAGGAGTTCATAACCGTAATGAAGTGCAACAGTTAATCAATGATATAAATAAAACTGAAAAAAGAGTACTAATGTGTTTAAATGGGCATGATCATGCAGACTCTATAAGAAAGATTGGAGATACATATTATTTTGCAGTAAATGCAATGTCATATATTTGGTTTGGACCACAGTACGAGCATTTTACTTATTCTGAGGATATACATGAAAGATACCCGTTTATTAAGGACTTAGTACTTTATGAAGAAGGGCTATATACTATTGTAACTATATTACCAGATGGAAATATTAAGATAGATGGTATGGAAGGGTGTTTTCAGACAGTATCACCAAAAGAACTTGGTATAGAAGGTGATTGGAATGGACGCGCTATAACAGCTAGAATATCTTCATTGAATACTGATAATAACAAGTAG
- a CDS encoding cyclase family protein, with protein sequence MRIIDLTHTISERMPVYPGTEEPKLEIANTYDKSGFKETLLTMFSHTGTHMDAPAHIFDKKTTLDSFPAEQFVGKALVIDCSDLKEGEKITIEYIENVIEKADEAEFILFRTGWDEFWGTDAYFGEYPYITEEVADYLIQSKKKGVGLDVIGIDPIADENLTLHKKLFAETEIVVIENLTNLKKVGNDLFTLCALPLKYENADGAPIRAIAILEDK encoded by the coding sequence ATGAGAATAATTGATTTAACCCATACAATTTCAGAACGAATGCCAGTATATCCCGGTACAGAGGAACCTAAATTAGAAATTGCAAATACATATGATAAAAGCGGTTTTAAAGAAACCTTATTAACTATGTTCTCTCATACAGGAACTCATATGGATGCACCAGCTCATATATTTGATAAAAAAACTACTTTAGATTCATTTCCTGCTGAACAATTTGTAGGAAAAGCATTAGTAATTGATTGCAGTGATTTAAAGGAAGGTGAGAAAATCACTATTGAATATATTGAAAATGTAATAGAAAAGGCTGATGAAGCAGAGTTTATTTTGTTTAGAACAGGATGGGATGAATTTTGGGGTACAGATGCTTATTTCGGAGAGTACCCTTATATCACAGAAGAGGTTGCAGACTATCTGATACAAAGTAAGAAGAAGGGTGTGGGCTTAGATGTAATAGGTATAGACCCTATTGCAGATGAAAACTTAACCTTACACAAAAAGCTTTTTGCTGAAACTGAAATAGTTGTTATTGAAAATTTGACTAATCTAAAGAAAGTTGGTAACGACTTGTTTACTCTATGTGCACTTCCTCTAAAATATGAGAATGCTGATGGAGCGCCAATTAGAGCGATTGCAATTTTAGAAGACAAGTAA
- a CDS encoding DJ-1/PfpI family protein: MSYIVDVLLFDDFETLDVFGPVEILGKLPDIFKLNFISIDGEVIESSQRVRIESNLYKEEKDVERILIVPGGNGTRENVSDESFISFIRELHNRAKYTLSICTGSALLAKAGILDNKRATTNKKAYKWVTEQGEKVLWVEEARWVQDGKLYTSSGVSAGMDMTLGFIEDILGKAKALETSQRIEYIWNEDSTYDPFYKLYE, from the coding sequence CATAGTTGATGTACTATTATTTGATGATTTTGAAACTTTGGATGTATTTGGACCTGTTGAAATACTTGGTAAACTTCCTGATATATTTAAGTTGAATTTCATATCTATAGATGGAGAGGTCATTGAAAGCTCTCAAAGAGTAAGAATTGAGAGTAATTTATATAAAGAAGAGAAAGACGTAGAAAGAATTTTAATTGTACCAGGTGGTAATGGAACGAGAGAAAATGTTAGTGACGAAAGTTTTATTAGCTTTATTAGAGAGCTGCATAATCGTGCTAAATATACGCTTAGTATTTGTACTGGTTCGGCTTTACTTGCAAAAGCAGGAATATTAGATAATAAAAGAGCAACTACAAATAAAAAGGCATATAAGTGGGTAACAGAGCAAGGTGAAAAAGTTCTATGGGTTGAAGAAGCAAGATGGGTACAGGACGGAAAGCTATATACTTCTTCCGGAGTATCTGCCGGTATGGATATGACTTTAGGATTTATTGAAGATATTTTGGGGAAAGCAAAGGCATTGGAGACTAGCCAAAGAATAGAGTATATTTGGAACGAGGATAGCACCTATGATCCATTTTATAAGTTATATGAGTAA
- a CDS encoding MFS transporter, with translation MKNRYSLSFKAFYFIYLGAVGTFMPYVNVYLEKSVGLNGSQIGLIAALSSVVGFTVIPIWGVVGDKTKRYNALLRVSLAGALVMVALYHKAATYPMIVFCAIGLETMRLGTIPMSDTVTTKYCHESGDNYGAIRAMGSLGYMLASMVVGFLADKFGLDGPIFASYAFLLAIAIPISFTFPKKGNEEEREEDTLQKSSFRELLTNRNYIFILCIAILTTVVVDSAMSYAGNHLVSTLHGTKSLISWMTFITVLPEVLFLMVAIKFINKIGFKKYYILVVISMIVRFGVYSFSNNQYAFLAVSIVHCLGVAMVTVGNLTYIRNSVNSAVLGTAITLFNAAMSIGRAIFGYAFGIVYQYGNSYMIYMLGTLAFVAALIMLIRTNHFDKMDVKNGHIF, from the coding sequence ATGAAAAATCGTTATAGTTTAAGTTTTAAAGCCTTCTATTTTATATATTTAGGAGCTGTTGGAACCTTCATGCCTTATGTAAATGTATATTTAGAAAAAAGTGTGGGATTAAATGGTTCTCAGATTGGATTAATTGCCGCATTAAGTTCAGTAGTTGGATTTACTGTAATTCCTATCTGGGGAGTAGTTGGAGATAAAACTAAAAGATATAATGCTTTATTAAGAGTATCTCTTGCTGGGGCTTTAGTGATGGTTGCTTTATATCATAAAGCAGCAACATATCCAATGATAGTATTCTGTGCAATTGGTTTAGAAACAATGCGATTAGGTACTATACCTATGTCGGATACTGTAACTACTAAGTACTGTCACGAAAGTGGTGACAATTATGGAGCTATTAGAGCTATGGGGTCACTAGGATATATGCTAGCAAGTATGGTAGTTGGGTTTTTAGCAGATAAATTTGGATTAGATGGGCCTATTTTCGCTAGTTATGCTTTCTTATTAGCTATAGCTATTCCAATTAGTTTTACTTTCCCTAAAAAAGGCAATGAGGAAGAGCGAGAAGAAGATACGCTGCAAAAAAGTAGCTTTAGGGAACTATTGACCAATAGAAATTACATATTTATTTTGTGCATTGCTATTCTTACAACAGTAGTAGTAGATTCTGCAATGAGTTATGCTGGAAATCATCTGGTATCTACTTTACACGGTACCAAATCATTAATTAGTTGGATGACTTTTATAACAGTGCTGCCAGAAGTATTATTCTTAATGGTTGCTATTAAGTTTATTAATAAAATAGGTTTCAAGAAGTATTATATTTTGGTTGTTATTTCAATGATAGTGAGATTTGGAGTTTATTCATTTTCTAATAATCAATATGCATTCTTGGCAGTAAGTATTGTTCATTGTTTAGGTGTTGCGATGGTTACAGTGGGAAACTTGACTTATATTAGGAATTCAGTTAATTCGGCAGTTTTAGGTACTGCAATTACTTTGTTCAATGCAGCCATGTCTATTGGAAGAGCTATATTTGGATATGCATTTGGAATTGTATACCAATATGGCAATAGTTACATGATTTATATGCTTGGAACATTAGCTTTTGTAGCTGCTTTAATTATGTTAATTAGGACAAACCATTTTGATAAAATGGATGTAAAAAATGGACATATATTTTAA
- a CDS encoding GNAT family N-acetyltransferase, whose translation MEIKFEIANIEDAEVLVEVRNLSFFSDYIKYGECPGYNISIESMTNTLLNTKIKSYKIFSDEKVVGNISVRENNDNTCYIGCLCVIPSYENRGIGQHAIRFVEKEFSNVTVWSLETPADKERNHYFYKKLGYNIVDEYMSGSVKVVLFEKKLLCK comes from the coding sequence ATGGAAATAAAGTTTGAAATAGCTAATATTGAAGATGCTGAAGTATTGGTTGAGGTTAGAAATCTAAGTTTTTTTTCAGACTATATAAAATATGGTGAATGTCCAGGATACAATATATCAATAGAAAGTATGACTAATACACTACTCAATACTAAAATAAAATCATACAAAATATTTAGTGATGAAAAAGTCGTAGGTAATATAAGCGTTAGAGAAAATAATGATAATACTTGTTATATTGGTTGCCTTTGTGTAATACCTAGTTATGAAAATAGAGGAATAGGACAACATGCCATAAGGTTTGTTGAAAAAGAATTTTCCAATGTAACTGTATGGAGTTTAGAAACACCAGCAGATAAAGAGCGAAATCATTATTTCTATAAAAAGCTTGGATATAACATTGTTGATGAATATATGAGCGGTTCAGTTAAGGTAGTGTTGTTTGAAAAGAAGCTACTCTGTAAATAA